The following is a genomic window from Candidatus Goldiibacteriota bacterium.
AACGCGGTTGATTTAACCGTGGTGGGGCCGGAAGCCCCTTTGGTGGCGGGAATTGTTGACCTGTTTACGGAAAATGAACTTAAGATTTTTGGGCCGTGTGAAGACGCGGCGCAGATGGAAGGAAGCAAGATATTCACCAAAAACCTGCTTAAAAAAAATAATATACCTACAGCGGAATTTGGCGAGTTTGATTCCGTAGAGCCCGCGCTTAAATACATAGATAATAATAGAAAATACCCGGTAGTGGTAAAGGCGGACGGCCTTGCGGCCGGTAAAGGCGTATTAATATGTAAAAATGAACAGGAAGCAATATCCGCGGTAAATGACATAATGGTAAAAAAAGAATTTGGAGAAGCGGGCTTACGCCTGGTAATTGAGGAATTTCTTGAAGGTGAAGAAGCCAGTATACTGGCATTTACCGACGGGCAGACCATAATACCGCTTCCGCCGTCGCAGGACCATAAGAGAATTTTTGACAATGACGAAGGTCCAAATACCGGCGGCATGGGGGCTTACGCGCCCACCCCGCTTATAAAACCGGACATGCTTGAAAAGATTGAAAGGGAGATTCTTGCTGCCACGGTTAACGGGCTTAAACGGGAAGGCATTACCTATAAAGGAATCCTGTACGCAGGTCTTATGATAACAAAAGACGGCCCAAAGGTACTTGAATATAATGTGCGTTTTGGCGACCCTGAAACCCAGGTGGTGCTTCCGCTTATAAAGAGCGATATTGTTGATATTTTTCTGGCATGCGTGGAAGGCAAGTTAAATGAGATAGAGCTTGAAATTCATAATGAAGCTGCAATATGCGTGGTTATGGCAGCCAAAGGCTATCCGGGCTCATATGAAAAAGGAAAAGAGATTAAAGGGCTGGATTCTTTTGACGGCCGTAATGACCTGATGATTTTTCACGCCGGCACAAAGCAGGAAGGTAATAAAATAATAACAAGCGGCGGCAGAGTGCTTGCTATAACCGCTATGGATACAAGTATTAACGGAGCAATAAAAAAAGTTTATGATGAAATAGGAAAGGTAAATTTTGAAGGCGCGCAGTTCAGGCGGGATATTGGGAAAAGAGCGGCGAAGTATTAAAGGCAGAGGGGCAGATGCACGGAGGGACAGAGGGACGGAAGGTTTGTTTAGATCTGGTAGGCGCACCCTTTAGGGTGCGGTTGGAGCGAGCCTGCGAGCGGAAATCCCCGGGCTTGCGCGAGTTTATGAGCGCAAGTGATAGGGGGCAGTTGGTTTGTCTTTATCTATGGGATATTGGTTAATTGTATATGGGTTAATTACTAAAATCAGGAGGTAATAATTATGAAAGCGGCGATAGTAATGGGAAGTGACAGTGATTTAACAATCATGAATGAAACGGTTGAAACCCTGGAGCAGTTTGGGATTGGGTCTTTTGTAAGTATAACTTCCGCGCACAGGACGCCTGCAAAAGTAAAAGCGTTTCTGGCGGAAGCTGACAAACAGGGGTGTGAAGTCATAATAGCCGCGGCAGGTCTTGCAGCGCACCTTGGCGGTGTTATGGCGGCTGAGACCACAAAGCCGGTTATAACCGTTCCTATGGCGGGCGGGCCTTTAAACGGCGTTGACGCTTTATA
Proteins encoded in this region:
- the purD gene encoding phosphoribosylamine--glycine ligase; its protein translation is MKVLVIGSGGREHAICVSISKSKKVTKIFCAPGNAGTARVAQNVDISPDDLNGLMNFAIDNAVDLTVVGPEAPLVAGIVDLFTENELKIFGPCEDAAQMEGSKIFTKNLLKKNNIPTAEFGEFDSVEPALKYIDNNRKYPVVVKADGLAAGKGVLICKNEQEAISAVNDIMVKKEFGEAGLRLVIEEFLEGEEASILAFTDGQTIIPLPPSQDHKRIFDNDEGPNTGGMGAYAPTPLIKPDMLEKIEREILAATVNGLKREGITYKGILYAGLMITKDGPKVLEYNVRFGDPETQVVLPLIKSDIVDIFLACVEGKLNEIELEIHNEAAICVVMAAKGYPGSYEKGKEIKGLDSFDGRNDLMIFHAGTKQEGNKIITSGGRVLAITAMDTSINGAIKKVYDEIGKVNFEGAQFRRDIGKRAAKY
- the purE gene encoding 5-(carboxyamino)imidazole ribonucleotide mutase, whose translation is MKAAIVMGSDSDLTIMNETVETLEQFGIGSFVSITSAHRTPAKVKAFLAEADKQGCEVIIAAAGLAAHLGGVMAAETTKPVITVPMAGGPLNGVDALYSMVQMPQGVPVGCMAIGKAGAVNAGVFAAQILAVKYPALKKKLADYKKKLAKSVE